A window of the Lolium perenne isolate Kyuss_39 chromosome 7, Kyuss_2.0, whole genome shotgun sequence genome harbors these coding sequences:
- the LOC127315772 gene encoding uncharacterized protein: MMAPVLTKVAPSDGPFCASSFVVSFYMPAKNQADPPAADGLTVQRWAGARYAAVRRFGGFIADSDIGQQAALLDASLQGTKWAASVSDGGSAGPVSYTVAQYNSPFEFSGSSATDGPSGGSARVGTARGRIDILSNSLRARWRRSGGAGLGAGVGVSVSWRLQPGLAAARAAWSAAEEEG, from the coding sequence ATGATGGCGCCAGTGCTCACCAAGGTGGCGCCCAGCGACGGGCCATTCTGCGCCTCCTCCTTCGTCGTCAGCTTCTACATGCCGGCCAAGAACCAGGCGGACCCGCCGGCCGCCGACGGCCTGACCGTGCAGAGGTGGGCCGGGGCCAGGTACGCCGCCGTGCGCCGCTTCGGCGGCTTCATCGCAGACTCCGACATCGGCCAGCAGGCCGCGCTGCTCGACGCCAGCCTGCAGGGGACCAAGTGGGCCGCCTCCGTGTCCGACGGCGGCAGCGCCGGCCCCGTGTCCTACACCGTGGCGCAGTACAACTCGCCCTTCGAGTTCAGTGGCAGTTCGGCGACGGATGGCCCAAGCGGCGGCAGCGCGCGGGTGGGCACGGCGAGGGGCCGCATCGACATTTTGTCGAACAGTCTACGCGCGCGGTGGCGACGAAGCGGCGGCGCCGGCCTTGGCGCCGGCGTAGGCGTCTCCGTCTCGTGGCGTCTCCAGCCTGGTCTCGCAGCGGCGCGCGCGGCGTGGagcgcggcggaggaggaggggtaG